Proteins from a single region of Palaemon carinicauda isolate YSFRI2023 chromosome 1, ASM3689809v2, whole genome shotgun sequence:
- the LOC137646221 gene encoding uncharacterized PE-PGRS family protein PE_PGRS44-like, which translates to MVGEGGEGISGPSIGYMIGEGGEGISGPSIGYMIGEGGEGISGPSIGYMIGEGGEGISGPSIGYMIGEGGEGISGPSIGYMIGEGGEGISGPSIGYMIGEGGEGISGPSIGYMIGEGGEGISGPSVGYMIGEGGEGISGPSIGYMIGEGGEGISGPSIGYMIGEGEGRPINM; encoded by the coding sequence ATGGTTggtgaaggaggagaaggaataagtGGGCCATCTATAGGATATATGAttggggaaggaggagaaggaataagtGGGCCATCTATAGGATATATGATcggggaaggaggagaaggaataagtGGGCCATCTATAGGATATATGATcggggaaggaggagaaggaataagtGGGCCATCTATAGGATATATGAttggggaaggaggagaaggaataagtGGGCCATCTATAGGATATATGATcggggaaggaggagaaggaataagtGGGCCATCTATAGGATATATGAttggggaaggaggagaaggaataagtGGGCCATCTATAGGATATATGATTGGGGAAGGAGGAGAGGGAATAAGTGGGCCATCTGTAGGATATATGAttggggaaggaggagaaggaataagtGGGCCATCTATAGGATATATGATcggggaaggaggagaaggaataagtGGGCCATCTATAGGATATATGATTGGTGAAGGAGAAGGTAGACCTATAAATATGTGA